A stretch of Polypterus senegalus isolate Bchr_013 chromosome 3, ASM1683550v1, whole genome shotgun sequence DNA encodes these proteins:
- the LOC120526891 gene encoding uncharacterized protein LOC120526891 has protein sequence MMTERCRLAGLRVTRDLVYEIQSTLDPEGIQLRRRRRLRRRHYRVPGPNYLWHMDSYDKLTPFGIAVNGCIDGFSRHIIWMQANVTNSKPEVVAGYFISAVIELGGCPKIIRSDLGTENVHVNRLQRFLREDENGTLSEPAILQGRSTANQRIEWWWGFYRRQNVDYWRDLFLEFQSVGDFNGDVVDKGLIQFCFLDVIQRELDTVVRMWNNHRIRPGGSGRDLFHGRPFLMYQAPELYQAQDYLHPVDYDKLDIIVEEGVCIWKTGIPCDPDLHELCVLLMEEHHLESSYTALEAARLYRELRPLVREILS, from the exons ATGATGACAGAGAGATGTCGATTAGCTGGATTAAGAGTCACTAGAGATCTTGTATATGAAATACAATCAACTTTGGACCCAGAAGGCATTCAGCTAAGGAGACGCAGGAGACTGCGAAGAAGGCATTACCGTGTCCCGGGACCAAATTACCTTTGGCACATGGACAGCTATGATAAACTCACACCTTTTGGTATCGCAGTAAACGGATGCATCGATGGCTTCTCACGCCATATCATCTGGATGCAAGCGAACGTCACTAACAGTAAACCTGAAGTGGTTGCAGGTTACTTTATTAGTGCTGTCATTGAGTTGGGGGGCTGCCCAAAAATAATCAGATCCGATCTCGGTACTGAAAATGTGCACGTTAACAGACTACAGCGTTTTCTACGTGAGGATGAAAACGGTACACTTTCTGAACCTGCTATTCTTCAAGGAAGAAGTACTGCAAATCAGAGGATTGAATGGTGGTGGGGATTCTATCGGAGGCAAAATGTGGACTACTGGAGAGATTTGTTTCTAGAGTTTCAGTCTGTGGGAGACTTCAATGGTGACGTGGTTGACAAAGGTCTCATTCAGTTCTGCTTTCTTGACGTCATTCAG agGGAGTTAGATACTGTGGTCAGAATGTGGAACAACCATCGGATCAGGCCAGGTGGGAGTGGTCgtgatttatttcacggcagaccTTTTCTCATGTACCAAGCACCAGAACTTTACCAAGCACAGGACTACCTCCATCCAGTTGACTATGACAAACTGGATATAATTGTAGAAGAGGGTGTTTGTATTTGGAAAACTGGTATTCCCTGTGATCCAGATCTTCATGAACTCTGTGTTTTGCTAATGGAGGAACACCATCTTGAATCTAGTTATACTGCTCTTGAGGCTGCTAGGCTATACAGAGAACTTAGGCCTTTGGTAAGAGAAATATTGTCATAA